Proteins encoded within one genomic window of Gigantopelta aegis isolate Gae_Host chromosome 2, Gae_host_genome, whole genome shotgun sequence:
- the LOC121381908 gene encoding uncharacterized protein LOC121381908 isoform X1, which yields MHLFTTVISFMCMFLQGVGAKPLMRLAKTNAAMKLSRTVKIFDTDEAKHIFLDDVKSLYPPVNEQHVQNKDGDSPAQQSAGDAILSANENKIQNLIFKAFHPSNKYKKTTREGRRTDAENPPSHIMGSWRSLTPDIARMRRNIGFDIARMRRNIGFDTARMRRNIRFDIARMRRNIGFDMGDLANEEWELNYTTHSPELLNDSYPLHDFEVISQEEVLRAKHLYIKKVLMYVGITIASVFVFTVIAIFFITDPKSCILAFATGSPCCLVLSPCIVKGLSQFLNPGQVVRDQMNTYLPGMLIDRDGNIELYEITPGEIEAVQVMINDVIDFVA from the exons ATGCATCTTTTTACAACTGTAATAAGTTTTATGTGTATGTTTCTTCAAGGAGTgg GTGCAAAACCACTTATGCGTTTAGCAAAGACAAACGCTGCCATGAAATTATCAAGAACGGTCAAGATTTTCGACACAGACGAAGCTAAGCACATATTTCTTGACGATGTTAAGTCTTTGTACCCACCCGTTAATGAACAGCACGTGCAAAATAAAGACGGCGACAGTCCTGCACAGCAGAGTGCTGGTGACGCAATACTCTCAGCCAAtgagaataaaatacaaaacttaATCTTCAAAGCATTCCATCCTTCGAATAAGTACAAAAAGACGACACGAGAAGGTCGAAGGACAGATGCTGAGAATCCTCCCTCACATATTATGGGTTCATGGAGATCTTTAACACCAGACATTGCACGTATGCGTCGTAATATCGGATTTGACATTGCACGTATGCGTCGTAATATCGGATTTGACACTGCACGTATGCGTCGTAATATCAGATTTGACATTGCACGTATGCGACGTAATATCGGATTTGACATGGGTGACCTGGCCAATGAGGAATGGGAATTAAACTACACCACCCATAGTCCCGAACTTTTGAACGATTCGTACCCTTTGCATGATTTTGAG GTGATTTCACAAGAAGAGGTGCTCCGTGCCAAGCACCTGTACATAAAGAAGGTTCTCATGTACGTCGGCATAACGATTGCGTCCGTGTTCGTCTTCACGGTTATCGCCATATTCTTCATAACCGACCCCAAGTCGTGCATCCTGGCATTTGCCACGGGAAGCCCGTGCTGCCTCGTGCTCTCCCCGTGCATCGTGAAGGGTCTGTCTCAGTTCCTGAACCCGGGGCAGGTGGTTCGAGACCAGATGAACACGTACCTGCCTGGCATGCTCATCGACAGAGACGGGAACATAGAGCTGTATGAGATCACACCCGGGGAGATAGAGGCCGTACAAGTGATGATCAACGACGTCATCGACTTCGTCGCCTAG
- the LOC121381908 gene encoding uncharacterized protein LOC121381908 isoform X2 → MRLAKTNAAMKLSRTVKIFDTDEAKHIFLDDVKSLYPPVNEQHVQNKDGDSPAQQSAGDAILSANENKIQNLIFKAFHPSNKYKKTTREGRRTDAENPPSHIMGSWRSLTPDIARMRRNIGFDIARMRRNIGFDTARMRRNIRFDIARMRRNIGFDMGDLANEEWELNYTTHSPELLNDSYPLHDFEVISQEEVLRAKHLYIKKVLMYVGITIASVFVFTVIAIFFITDPKSCILAFATGSPCCLVLSPCIVKGLSQFLNPGQVVRDQMNTYLPGMLIDRDGNIELYEITPGEIEAVQVMINDVIDFVA, encoded by the exons ATGCGTTTAGCAAAGACAAACGCTGCCATGAAATTATCAAGAACGGTCAAGATTTTCGACACAGACGAAGCTAAGCACATATTTCTTGACGATGTTAAGTCTTTGTACCCACCCGTTAATGAACAGCACGTGCAAAATAAAGACGGCGACAGTCCTGCACAGCAGAGTGCTGGTGACGCAATACTCTCAGCCAAtgagaataaaatacaaaacttaATCTTCAAAGCATTCCATCCTTCGAATAAGTACAAAAAGACGACACGAGAAGGTCGAAGGACAGATGCTGAGAATCCTCCCTCACATATTATGGGTTCATGGAGATCTTTAACACCAGACATTGCACGTATGCGTCGTAATATCGGATTTGACATTGCACGTATGCGTCGTAATATCGGATTTGACACTGCACGTATGCGTCGTAATATCAGATTTGACATTGCACGTATGCGACGTAATATCGGATTTGACATGGGTGACCTGGCCAATGAGGAATGGGAATTAAACTACACCACCCATAGTCCCGAACTTTTGAACGATTCGTACCCTTTGCATGATTTTGAG GTGATTTCACAAGAAGAGGTGCTCCGTGCCAAGCACCTGTACATAAAGAAGGTTCTCATGTACGTCGGCATAACGATTGCGTCCGTGTTCGTCTTCACGGTTATCGCCATATTCTTCATAACCGACCCCAAGTCGTGCATCCTGGCATTTGCCACGGGAAGCCCGTGCTGCCTCGTGCTCTCCCCGTGCATCGTGAAGGGTCTGTCTCAGTTCCTGAACCCGGGGCAGGTGGTTCGAGACCAGATGAACACGTACCTGCCTGGCATGCTCATCGACAGAGACGGGAACATAGAGCTGTATGAGATCACACCCGGGGAGATAGAGGCCGTACAAGTGATGATCAACGACGTCATCGACTTCGTCGCCTAG